The Meiothermus ruber DSM 1279 genome includes the window CGAAGATGTTATGGATGAATTACGGCGTATCTTCCCCACCTTCGTGCGGGACGTGGACCGTGGAGAGAACATCGTGGTATTGAAGGTCTCGGAGGGGCACGCTTCGGGTATTGCGCTCCTGATCGACCGGCTCCGGCGCGACGACATTGTGGGCACCATCGCCGGCGAGGATTCGATTCTGGTAGTTGGCCGCACCGTTCAGGCTGCCGAGGCCCTGCAAGAGGAGTTTGAGGCGCTCCTGACCTGAGGTGCTGACCCCGCATCCGG containing:
- the argR gene encoding arginine repressor; protein product: MASKEQRHRAIQEIISRESISTQAQLVERLRKMNFDVTQATVSRDISELRLVRVPLGRGKHKYALAHLELSEDVMDELRRIFPTFVRDVDRGENIVVLKVSEGHASGIALLIDRLRRDDIVGTIAGEDSILVVGRTVQAAEALQEEFEALLT